The Kitasatospora albolonga nucleotide sequence GCACCGGACCGGCCGACCTGATGGCCCGGCTCGCCACCGTCCCCGGCGGGCGCACCGCCGTCGTCGGCGGGGACCGGGAGCTCACCTTCGCCGAACTGCGCGCCGAAGCCGCCGCGTTCGCGGCCGGTCTGGCCGCCCGGGGGCTCGGCCGGGAGAGCCTCGTGGCACTCTGCCTGCCGCGCGGGGCCGAGCTGGCCGTGGCGATCATCGGGGCCCTCACCGCCGGGGCCGCCTATCTGCCGGTCGACCCGGCCCTGCCCGAGGAGCGCCGCCGCTATCTCGTCGAGGACTCCGGCGCCGACCTCCTGGTCGTCCCGGACGGCGCCTCCCCGGCCCGGTTCTCCGCCGCCGCCCCGGCCCTCACCCCGGCCGGGCTGACCGCTCAACAGGACGGCTCGCAGCGGGACTTCGCTCCGGAGCCGGTCTCCGCCGGGACCCTTGCCTATGTCATCTACACCTCCGGTTCCACCGGCCGGCCCAAGGGCGTGGAGATCGGCCGCGGTGCCGCCTCCCTGCTGCTGAGGGAGCTGGAGGGCGTCGGTGCCGCGACCGGTGAGGGCCGCCGGGTGGGCTGGAACGCCTCCCCGTCGTTCGACGCGTCGGTGCAGCAGTGGATACGGCTCTCCCGGGGTGACACCCTCGTGATGATCGACGAGGAGACCCGCCGGGACCCCTCGCTGCTCGCCGCCTTCGTCGACGCGCAGGCCCTCACCGACCTCGACATCACCCCCTCGCACGCCGACCCGCTGCTCGACCTGCTCAGCGCCGACGGCGGCCCCCGGCCGCTGACCCTGCTGGTGGGCGGGGAGCCGATCGGCCCGGCTCTGTGGGACCGGCTGGCGGCCGCCCATGGCTCCGGGCTGCTGCGGGCGCTCAATGTGTACGGGCCGACCGAGTGCACCGTGGACGCCACCGCCGGGTGGATCGAGGGGCCGGGCCCGGCGCACATCGGTACGGTCCTGCCGGGGCTGCGGGCGCTCCTGCTGGACGAGCGGCTCGTGCCCGTCGCCCCGGGGGAGGCCGGTGAACTGTATCTGGCGGGCCCGCGCGTGGGGCGTGGCTACCGGAGCCGTCCCGGGCTGACGGCGGAGCGCTTTGTGGCCGACCCGGCCGGGGGCCCGGGTGAGCGGATGTACCGTACGGGCGACCGTTGCCGGTTGCTGCCGGACGGCCGGTTCGGCTATCTGGGCCGCGCCGACGGCCAGGTCAAACTGCGGGGCCACCGTATCGAGCTGGCGGAGATCGAGGCCGCGCTGACCCGGGTGGACGGGGTGGCCGAGGCCGCCGTGATCCTCGGTGCGGACGCGGGCGGCACCGCTTCCCTGATCGCCTACCACCGGGGCGGTGAGGCCGGGGCGCTGCGCGCGGCGCTGGGCGCCACGCTGCCCTCGTACATGGTTCCCTCGGCGTTCGTCGCCGTGGACCGCTTCGCGACGACGCCGAGCGGGAAGCTGGACCGGTCCGCGCTGTCCACCGAGCTCCCCGCCGACCCGGCCGAGACCGGGGCGGACGCGGGGCAGGAGGCCGGGGCGGCGCTGGAGGGCCGGGCGGAGGAACTGATCGCGCGGGTCTGGGCCCAGGTGCTCGGCCGTCCCTCGATCGGGCCCGACGACAACTTCTTCAAGCTGGGCGGCCATTCGCTGCTCGCCATCAAGCTGGTCTCCCGCGTACGGGCCGAACTCGCCCTGTCCCTGCCCGTGAAGGCCGTGTACGCGCACCCGCGACTGCGTGATCTCGCCGCTCACATCGGTGAGCTCATGGCCGCCCGGGATGCCTGAACTCCGCCCGCGCGTCCGTAGTTTCCGCTGTCCGCCCGTCCCCCGCCCGCCTCCGTCGTCCACGAGGAGCAGCAACCGTGATCCCCCTCTCCTACGCCCAGCGCCGGCTGTGGTTCATGAACCGGCTGGAGGGCTCGTCCCCGGCCTACAACGCACCCGTCGTGCTCCGCTTCGACGGCGCCCCCGACCGGGGCGCCCTCGCAGCGGCGGTGCGGGACGTGGTGGAGCGGCACGAGGTGCTCCGTACGGTCTATCCGGCCAAGGACGCCGAGCCGTACCAGGACATCGTCGGTGATCCCGACGTCCGGTTCGAGGTCCAGGAGTGCGCCGCGGGTGACGTGGCCGACGCCGTCACCGCGTTCGCGCGTACCCCCGTCGACATCACTCGGGAACTCCCGCTGCGGGCGAGGCTGTTCACCGTTCCGGCGGGGCAGGACGTGCTCGTCCTGCTGATCCATCACATCGCCACCGACGGCTGGTCCGTCGGCTGCCTGCTGGCCGATCTCGACGCCGCCTACCGGGCCCGCGCCGAAGGCCGCGCCCCCGGCCGGGAGCCGCTGCCCGTCCAGTACGCGGACTACGCGCTGTGGCAGCGGGACATGCTCGGTGATCCCGAGGACCCGCAGAGCACGGCCCACGAGCAGCTCGCCCACTGGCGCGCGGCTCTGGACGGCGCACCGGCCGTGACCCGGCTGCCCGCCGACCGGCCCCGTCCGGCGGAGCCCTCCCACCGGGGGGCCACCGTCACCGGGCGTCTCGACGCGGCGGCCCACCGGGCGCTGATCCGGCTGACCCGGGCCCGCCGTGCGACGTTCTTCATGGCCGCCCGGTCGGCGCTCTGCCTGGCGCTGCGGGCGGCGGGCGCCGGACCGGACGTGGTGGTGGGCACGCCGGTCGCCGGGCGTCCCGAGGAGGATCTGCACGAGCTCGTCGGGTTCTTCGTGAACTCCCTCGCGCTGCGCGCCGATCTCTCCGGTGACCTCGATCTCGACGGGCTGCTGGACCAGGTCCGCGACACGGACCTGGCCGCCTACGCCCATGAGGACCTGCCCTTCGACCTGCTGGTGGAGCACCTCAACCCGGAGCGCTCCCTCGGCCGTCACCCCTTCTTCCAGGTGATGCTGACCGCGCAGACCGCGCAGGACACCACCGTCTCCATCGGCGGCATACCCGCCGCCCTCGACGGGGCCGACCTGGCGACCGCCAAGTTCGACCTCAGCTTCCACTGCGCCGAGACGCACCGGCCCGACGGCGATCCCGACGGTGTGCGGCTCGGACTCCAGTACGCGACGGACCTGTACGACGAGGGCACCGCGCACCTCCTGCTGAGCCTGTTCCGGCGGGCGCTGACGGCCCTCGCCGAGCAGCCCGGCGACACGCCGCTCCGCCGGATCGACCTGCTCACCAGGGGCGAGCAGCGGGAGCTCGACCGCCGTCATGAGGCCCTGACCCGGGCCGAGTCGCGGCGCGCCGCCACCCCTGGCGCGTCGCGGGACGGTGAGCGGTCCGGACCCCGGCCCGCCACCGATCCCCGCGAGGAGATCCTGCGCGGGCTGTTCGCCGAGGTCCTGGGCCGCGACGAGGTGCTGGCGTCGGACAACTTCTTCAAGCTGGGCGGGCACTCCCTGCTGGCCGGGAAGCTCAGCAACCGCGTCCGGACCGCGCTCGGTCTGCCCGCCTCCATCCGTGACGTGTTCCTCGCCCCCACGCCCGGGCAGTTGCTGCGGCGCCTCGGCGAGGGCCGTGACACCTCCGTACGGCCTGCGCTGCGGCCCGTGCCGAAGGCACTGCGGCCCGCGCGGACGCCGCTCTCCGCCGCCCAGCAACGCCTGTGGTTCGTGGGGCAGTTGCAGGGGCCGAGTGCCACGTACAACATTCCGGTGGTGACCCGGCTGCGGCGGCGGGTCGAGCCGGGCGCGTTCGCCGCCGCGCTGGCCGATGTCGCCGAACGGCACGAGGTGCTGCGCACGGTGTACCGGTCGGCGGACGGTGAGCCGTACCAGGAGGTGCTGGAGGACGTGCGGCCCGTACTGGAGCAGGTGACGACGGACGGGCCGGACGGGCTGCGGGCGGCGGTGGACGCCGCCGCCGGGTACGTCTTCGACATCGGCGCCGAAATCCCCTTCCGCGCCTGGCTGATGGAGGAGGCCGACGGGGGCCAGGTGATGGTGCTGCTGGTGCACCACATCGCCGGGGACGGCTGGTCCACCGGCTGCCTGCTCGCCGACCTGGACCGCGCCTACCGGGCCCGCGTCCAGGGGTGTGCGCCCGAACGGGGGCCGCTGCCGGTCCAGTACACCGACTACACCCTCTGGCAGCACGAGCTGCTCGACGGTGAGCATGGTGTCGCCTCTGAGCAACTCGCTTACTGGCAGAAGACCTTGGACGGGATGGGGCCGCTGCTCGCGCTGCCCACCGACCGGCCCCGGCCTGCGGAGAGCGACGGGGTGGGCGCGCTCACCGGGTTCGAGGTAAGCGCCGAGACGCACCGGGGGCTGCTGCGCGTCGCCCGCCGCAACGGCGCGACCCTGTTCATGGTGGTGCAGGCCGCCCTCGCCTCGCTGCTCACCCGGCACGGCGCGGGCACCGATGTGGCGCTGGGCACCACCGTGGCGGGCCGCGGTGACGACGCCCTGCACCCGCTCGTCGGGTTCTTCGTCAATACGCTGGTCCTGCGCACCGACACCTCCGGCGACCCCGCCTTCACCGACCTGCTGCGCCGGGTGCGGGACGCCGGGCTCGCCGCCTACAGCCACCAGGACCTGCCCTTCGACCGGCTCGTCGAGCACCTCAGCCCGCACCGCTCCGCCGCCCACGCGCCGCTGGTCCAGGTGATGGTGCAGGTGCACGCCGCCGGGGCCGCGCCCGGGGCGCCCTCCGCCCTGGACGGCGAACCGCTCCTCTTCCGCAGCACCGGGGCCAAGTCCGACCTCACCTTCGCCCTGACCGAACGGGCGGGGCCGGACGGCGGTCCGGCCGGGCTCCAGGGCGTCCTGGAGTACGCCACCGCGCTCTACGACGAGGAGACGGCCCGCCTCCTGGCCCGGCGGCTGGCCGAGACCCTCGACGCGTTCGCCGCCGCCCCGGGAGCACCGCTGTCCGGGCCGCAGTACGGTCCGGCGGCGGCCCCCGTCGGCGGGGAGGCGGTCCTCGACGGGCGGGGGCTGCCGGTGCCGGTGCGGGTGCCCGGCGAGGTGCACGTGCTCGACCCCGGCGGGGCGCCGCGTGCCACCGGGCGGTGGGCCTATCCCGGTGCCGACGGTGCGCTGCACCCCGTCGCCACGCGGACGGTGGGCGGCTATCCGGTGGAGCCGGGCCGGGTCGAGGAGGTGCTGACCGGGCACCCCGCCGTGTCCGGCGCGGCCGTCGCCGTCCGGGACGACCGGCTGGTGGCGTACGTGGTCTGCGCGCCCGGGGCGGGCGAGGCCGAGCTGCGCGGCTGGGCCTCGGAGCGGCTGCCCGAGTATCTGGCCCCGGCCCGGGTGGTGAGGGTGGCGCGGCTTCCGGAGCCGGGCGAGGAGACCGCCGAGGTGCCGGAGGAGGAGGCCCCGGCCGCCGCCGTGCCGGCCGACTGGGAGGAACGCCTGCTGGGTGTCTTCCGCGAGGTTCTCGACGGCCGCGCCATCGGGCGTACGGACAACTTCTTCAAGTCGGGCGGCCATTCGCTGCTGGCGGTGCGGCTGCTCAACCGCATCCGCGCCGAGTTCGGCCACGACCTCACACTGCGGGACGTGTTCCGCAACCCGACGGTGACGTCCCTGGCCCGGCGGCTCGCCACGGAGGACACGGACGCTCCGGCGCCTCCCGGGCGCGGCGCGTCCCCGGCGCTGCGGCGCCGCACCCGCGCGGGCACCCGCAACCGGGGCTGAGCGCCCCTCCGGGGAGGGGGAGACCGGGACCGGCAGCTCCGGGCGGCTTTCTGCCGCCCGGAGCTGCCTGGCGTACTGCCCCGTCCGGGGGCGCGGCGCCCCTAGCGTGAAGGTCACGGAGGCGAGAGGAACCGTTCGCCCCGGTCTCTCGGCCCTTTACCGGAGGAATGCAGCATGGCCCCCATCAGAACGGAAGACCTGCTCGACGGCGGACCCCCTCCCTCCCCCGCCCCGCCGGTGCTGGACCTCATCGCCCACCAGGTGCGCGTCCGCCCCGGCGCCTGCGCCCTCGTGCACGGTGACGCCCGGCTGACCTACGCCGAGCTGGCCGACGCGGTCGGCGACCGGGCCCGGGACCTCGCCGGGGCCGGTGCGGGGCCCGGCCGGCTCGTCGCCCTCCACCGGCCGCGCGGTATCGACGCGATCGTGGGCCTGCTCGCCGTGCTCAGCACCGGCGCCGCCTACCTCCCCCTCGACGTCCAGGCCCCCGACGCCCGCAACGCGGCGATCCTCAACGACAGTTGCGGGGACGCGGCGCCCGCTCCGGCGGAGGTCGCCCGGCTCGGCGAGGTCGTCCTGGCCGGTCCCGGCAGCGCCGAGGACGCCGCGTACGTCATCTACACCTCCGGGTCGACCGGCACGCCCAACGGGGTGGTTGTGGCCCACGACTCGCTCGCGCACTTCATCGCCGGGGCCATCCCCGTCTACGGCATCGGCGCCGAGGACCGGGTCCTCCAGTTCAGCCCGCTGCACTTCGACGCCAGTGTCCAGGAGGTCTTCGCGACCCTCGGGGCGGGCGGCACCCTCGTGCTGCGCACCGAGGACATGCTCGACATCGGGGAGCTGCTGGCCGGGTGCGCCCGCCACGGCATCACGGTGCTCGATCTGCCCGCCGCCTACTGGCACGAGCTCGTCCACGTCCTGTCGACGGGCTCCGCGCGGCTCCCGGAGTGCCTGCGCACCGTGATCATCTACGGTGAGGCCGCCCTGCCGGAGCGGGTCGCCCAGTGGCGCGCCCTGACCGGGGAGCGGGTCCGGCTGCTCAACGCCTACGGCCCCACCGAGACCACGGTGGTGGCCACCGTCGCCGACCTCACCCGGTACGAGGAGGGGCCCGTCCCCATCGGGCGTCCGCTGCCCGGTGTCCGGGCCGCCGTGGTGGGCGGTGAACTGCTGCTGCTGGGCGGTGGTCTGACGCGGGGTTATCTCGGCCGTCCCGAGCTGACCGCTCGCCGCTTCATCGAGCTGGACGGCGAACGGGCCTACCGCACCGGCGATCTGGTGACCATCGGGGAGGACCGCCAGATCATCTACCACGGGCGGGCCGACGACGAGGTGAAGATCGGGGGCCAGCGCATCGACCCGGCCGCCGTCGACTCCGTCCTGGCCGGCCATCCGAAGGTCCGGGAGGCGGCCGTCGTCGCCCAGCAGGACGGCGACGGGGTGAAGCGGCTCGTCGCGTTCGTGGTCACCGAGGGCGGGACCGGTGCCGAGGAGCTGCGTTCCTGGGTGCGCGAGCGGATGCCCGCCGCCGCTGTCCCGGCCGCCGTCAGCGTCGTCGTCGCGCTGCCCCGTACGAGTTCGGGAAAGATCAACCGGAAGGTGCTGCGCACCACCGACCCCCGGCTGCCGGTCGTGGACGAGGAGCCGCTGCCCGCCGAGGACCGGGTGCCGCTCTCCCACGCCCAGCGCCGCCTGTGGCTGATCGATCAGCTCGACGGCCCGTCCTCCGTGTACAACCTGCCGATCGTGCTGGAGCTGGAGACCGCGCCCGACCCCGCCGTGCTGGCCGCCGCCGTGGGTGATCTGGCCGACCGGCACGAGGCGTTGCGCACCGTGTTCCTGGCGCCCGGGGACGAGCCGTACCAGCATGTCCTGGCGCCGTCCGCGATCCGGCCGCGCACCGTCCGCTGCCCGGCCGATGAACTCCCTTACCAGGTCGCCCTGTTCACCTCCGAGACCTTCGACCTCTCGCGTGAACTCCCGCTGCGGGTGGCCCTGTTCCTGCCCGAGGACGGTCCCGGCGCGACCCTGGCCGTACTGCTGCACCATGTCGCGGGCGACGGCTGGTCGCTCACCCCGCTGCTGACCGACCTGGCCCACGCCTACCGCGCCCGGGCCGGGGGCCGCGCCCCGGAACAGGAGCCGCTGCCGGTCCAGTACGCCGACTACACCCTCTGGCAGAACGAACTGCTCGGCGGGGCGGACGACCCGGACTCCGCCGTCGCCCGGGGCCTGGAGCACTGGCGCGAGGCCCTGGGCGGACTGCCCGCCGTGACCGGGCTGCCGCTCGACCGGCCGCGTCCCGCCGTCCCGAGCCACCGGGGCGGTCTGGTGGACGTGACCCTGGAGGCCGACGTCCACGCGGAGCTGGTCCGGCTGGCCGCCGACCATGACGCCAGCCTCCTGATGGTGCTCCAGGCCGCGCTGGGGCTGGCCCTGCGCGCGGCGGGCGCGGGCGACCGGGTCGCCCTCGGCACGCCCGTGGCCGGGCGCGACGACGAGGCGCTCGACGCGCTGGTGGGCTTCTTCGTCAACACGCTCGCCCTGCCCACCGACACCTCCGGCGACCCCGCCTTCACCGAGCTGCTGGACCGGGTCCGTGACACCGATCTGGCTGCCTTCGCCCATCAGGGCATCCCCTTCGACCTGGTCGTCGAACACCTCAACCCGCCGCGCTCGCCCGGCGTCCACCCGCTGTTCCAGGTGATGCTGACCCTGACGGCGGCGGGCCCCGACGACCGCGCCTTCCGCTTCGGCCCGATCGACGGCCGCTTCGCCGCGTCCGGGCCGGCCACCACCAAGTTCGACCTCACGGCCTCGTGCGTGGAGCACCGGGACGCCGAGGGCGCGCCCGCCGGGCTGCAGCTCGGCATGGAGTACGCGCTCGACGTCCTCGACCGGGACACGGCGGGCATCCTGCTGGCGGCGCTGGAACGCGCCCTGCGCACCGCCGCCGCCCGGCCCGCCGAACGGGTCACGGACACCGCGCTGGTCACGCCCGAGGACCGCCGCGCCCTGGACGTACGCCGCGAGCGGACCGCCGCCGAGGCGGCCGCCGCCCTGAACCGGGCCGCCGTACCTGCCGCCGACGCGCCGCCCGCCGAACACGTCGGCACGCTCTGCGAGATGTTCGCCGAGGTCCTCGGACTGGACCGGGTCGGCCCGCACGAGGGGTTCTTCACCATCGGCGGCCACTCGATGAGCGGGGTGCGCCTCGCCAACCGGATACGGGCCCGGCTCGGCGCCGACATCGCCGTCCGCGACCTGCTGCTGGCGCCCACCCCCTCGGCCCTGGCCCGCCGGATCGCCGACACCGCCCCGGCGGCTGAGGGGGAGCACCGGCTCACCCCGTACGCGGACCGGCCCGAACGCGTCCCGCTCTCCTACGCGCAGCGCAGGCTCTGGTTCATCGACGCGTTCGAGGGGCCGAGCGCCACCTACAACATCCCCCTGGTCCTGCGCCCGGCCGCACCGCTCGACGCGGACGTCCTGGCCGAGGCGCTGGCCGACCTCGTGGGCCGCCACGAGGCGCTCCGCACCCGCTACCGGGCCGTGGACGGCGAACCCCACCAGGACATCCTGCCGACGGCCCGGCCCGCGCTCGACGTGCGTACCGTCCCCGCCGGAGCGCTCGCCGCCGCCGTCGCCGCGGCCACCGGACACGTCTTCGACCTGGCCGAGGAGATCCCCCTGCGGGCCACGCTGCTGGAGCCCGACGACGGCTGCGGGGGCGGGCAGGTCCTCGTCCTGCTCGTGCACCACATTGCCGCCGACGGCTGGTCCACCGGCCCGCTCCTCGCCGACCTGGCCCACGCCTGCGCCGCCCGGTCCGAGGGCCGCGCGCCCGGGTGGCGGCCGCTGCCCGTCCAGTACGCCGACTACGCCCTGTGGCAGCGGGAGTCGAGCACCGGAGAGGCGGCCAAGGCGCACCTGGCGTTCTGGGAGAAGACCCTCGCCGGAGCTCCCCCGGTGCTCGAACTCCCCGCCGCCCGCCCCCGCCCCGCCGAAGCCTCCC carries:
- a CDS encoding thioester reductase codes for the protein MTTVLPERTADLLVPPHTAGADDGTRTAPAGHPGTCSCGDCTTGTGPADLMARLATVPGGRTAVVGGDRELTFAELRAEAAAFAAGLAARGLGRESLVALCLPRGAELAVAIIGALTAGAAYLPVDPALPEERRRYLVEDSGADLLVVPDGASPARFSAAAPALTPAGLTAQQDGSQRDFAPEPVSAGTLAYVIYTSGSTGRPKGVEIGRGAASLLLRELEGVGAATGEGRRVGWNASPSFDASVQQWIRLSRGDTLVMIDEETRRDPSLLAAFVDAQALTDLDITPSHADPLLDLLSADGGPRPLTLLVGGEPIGPALWDRLAAAHGSGLLRALNVYGPTECTVDATAGWIEGPGPAHIGTVLPGLRALLLDERLVPVAPGEAGELYLAGPRVGRGYRSRPGLTAERFVADPAGGPGERMYRTGDRCRLLPDGRFGYLGRADGQVKLRGHRIELAEIEAALTRVDGVAEAAVILGADAGGTASLIAYHRGGEAGALRAALGATLPSYMVPSAFVAVDRFATTPSGKLDRSALSTELPADPAETGADAGQEAGAALEGRAEELIARVWAQVLGRPSIGPDDNFFKLGGHSLLAIKLVSRVRAELALSLPVKAVYAHPRLRDLAAHIGELMAARDA
- a CDS encoding non-ribosomal peptide synthetase, whose amino-acid sequence is MAPIRTEDLLDGGPPPSPAPPVLDLIAHQVRVRPGACALVHGDARLTYAELADAVGDRARDLAGAGAGPGRLVALHRPRGIDAIVGLLAVLSTGAAYLPLDVQAPDARNAAILNDSCGDAAPAPAEVARLGEVVLAGPGSAEDAAYVIYTSGSTGTPNGVVVAHDSLAHFIAGAIPVYGIGAEDRVLQFSPLHFDASVQEVFATLGAGGTLVLRTEDMLDIGELLAGCARHGITVLDLPAAYWHELVHVLSTGSARLPECLRTVIIYGEAALPERVAQWRALTGERVRLLNAYGPTETTVVATVADLTRYEEGPVPIGRPLPGVRAAVVGGELLLLGGGLTRGYLGRPELTARRFIELDGERAYRTGDLVTIGEDRQIIYHGRADDEVKIGGQRIDPAAVDSVLAGHPKVREAAVVAQQDGDGVKRLVAFVVTEGGTGAEELRSWVRERMPAAAVPAAVSVVVALPRTSSGKINRKVLRTTDPRLPVVDEEPLPAEDRVPLSHAQRRLWLIDQLDGPSSVYNLPIVLELETAPDPAVLAAAVGDLADRHEALRTVFLAPGDEPYQHVLAPSAIRPRTVRCPADELPYQVALFTSETFDLSRELPLRVALFLPEDGPGATLAVLLHHVAGDGWSLTPLLTDLAHAYRARAGGRAPEQEPLPVQYADYTLWQNELLGGADDPDSAVARGLEHWREALGGLPAVTGLPLDRPRPAVPSHRGGLVDVTLEADVHAELVRLAADHDASLLMVLQAALGLALRAAGAGDRVALGTPVAGRDDEALDALVGFFVNTLALPTDTSGDPAFTELLDRVRDTDLAAFAHQGIPFDLVVEHLNPPRSPGVHPLFQVMLTLTAAGPDDRAFRFGPIDGRFAASGPATTKFDLTASCVEHRDAEGAPAGLQLGMEYALDVLDRDTAGILLAALERALRTAAARPAERVTDTALVTPEDRRALDVRRERTAAEAAAALNRAAVPAADAPPAEHVGTLCEMFAEVLGLDRVGPHEGFFTIGGHSMSGVRLANRIRARLGADIAVRDLLLAPTPSALARRIADTAPAAEGEHRLTPYADRPERVPLSYAQRRLWFIDAFEGPSATYNIPLVLRPAAPLDADVLAEALADLVGRHEALRTRYRAVDGEPHQDILPTARPALDVRTVPAGALAAAVAAATGHVFDLAEEIPLRATLLEPDDGCGGGQVLVLLVHHIAADGWSTGPLLADLAHACAARSEGRAPGWRPLPVQYADYALWQRESSTGEAAKAHLAFWEKTLAGAPPVLELPAARPRPAEASHRGGHAPVTVDAATHEALEALARRSGATLFMVLQAALAAVLTRHGAGTDLPLATMTAGRDDEALNDLVGFFVNTLVLRTDTSGDPTFEELLARVRETDLAAYAHQELPFDRLVEHLNPARSTAHHPLTQTVVQLHHDYTGDASGADAFFHPAEPGTGEGLSTKFDLTFALWERQDGDGGRAGLTGGLEYATDLFDAPTAALLAGHVEQVLRTAATDPATRIGRIGLLTPAERFRLVDEYNDTATATQNPGTVHELIARQATVAPDTPALITDEETIGYGEFDARAEALAARLREAGVRRGDTVGVLLERGVPLVVSALAALKCGAAYLPLDPRLPSARIGLMVADAAAVLVVTDEEGASSVPQLEGTDTDLPVLIVGSEAPGEASTGPAPEDSGATGDDLMYVMFTSGSTGRPKGVGVTHRNVAALAADRDIAAGGPHRMLVHSATGFDASVFEIWVPLLNGGSVVIMRGDGTDLAETARTVREHSVTAAYFTMGLFHVMADEGLDTLGLLREVWTGGDTASPRAVQRVLEHCPDTVLVHSYGPTETTFASHNQWFTAGRRSLGASGVHLGQPMDNTRSHVLDEALRPVPPGVPGELYIAGSHVARGYTGRPELTALRFLPDPFEADGSRMYRTGDRVVWTAGGELRFLGRTDGQVKLRGVRIEPGEVEQALSAHPAAGQVLAVVREDTPGQKRLVCYVVPRTGESVTEAQLLATARAALPEHLVPSAVVLLDALPLTVNGKPDRAALPAPRRDSGTGGGGRRPRNAREEVLCGLFAEILGVPRVGIDDNFFTLGGHSLLGIRLVSRVRSVLGIERTVRDLFRSPTPAGLLGSAEEGAAGAMGVLLPLSTRGARRPLFCVHPGTGVGWAYAGLAGHLGDDQPLYALQARALSEPGYRPRSVEEMADDYLERVRQVQPWGPYRLLGWSFGGIVAHTMAVRLREAGERVELLALMDVHQTGPGSVSVLPPQAVPESASASASASASAPTGDIASADTAGADIAAEVERIRREDPVLGGFSSAEIRGVLAASETHAALMARHVPGVADTGAVFFTARRTGEAEGALAATWIPFLEGIIENHTVESGHLKMAGQEPLSHIGRVISEKLSALQENELRSQS